In Meleagris gallopavo isolate NT-WF06-2002-E0010 breed Aviagen turkey brand Nicholas breeding stock chromosome 2, Turkey_5.1, whole genome shotgun sequence, the following are encoded in one genomic region:
- the LATS1 gene encoding serine/threonine-protein kinase LATS1 isoform X1: protein MKRTEKPEGYRQMRPKTFPASNYTGSSQQMLQEIRESLRNLPKPSDAAKADLSMGKMSSEDPRQGRNPPKFVTYHKVLQEIRNSLLPFANETTSAVKGTSEVNRQMLQDLQAAGFDEDMVIQALRQTNNRSIEAAIEFISKMSYQDPRREQMVAAAARPVNAGMKPPAGTVQQSINRKQSWKGSKESLVPQRHGPSLADGVVYRSESPSSQPDVGRPLSGSGIAAFAQAHPGNGQRVNPPPLPQIRSVTPPPPPPRGQTPPPRGTTPPPPSWEPNAQTKRYSGNMEYVITRISPVPPGAWQDGYPPPPMNPPPMNSSTQGQRGMSAVPIGRQPIIMQSSANSKFSFPSGRAGMQNGNCQAEFIVHQNVVSGNSVSRQPPPYPMNSTNRQSPTALQMQAGGSAPPSAYTNGNLPPTMLVPNRNSHNMELYNTNVAGIPASWSQPPPVQPQSSPGNGHEIPAWQPNLPARSNSFNNHHGNRQSHASGSQPSATTVTAITPAPIQQPVKSMRVLKPELQTALAPTHPSWMPQPVQTIQPIPFSEGPSTNMAVMPPVAEAPNYQGPPPPYPKHLLHQSPSVHPYETGPKLSKEEPPISSKEEENEKNYECVDSADKEKKQITTSPVPVRKNKKDEERRESRIQSYSPQAFKFFMEQHVENILKSHQQRLHRKKQLENEMMRVGLSPEARDQMRKMLCQKESNYIRLRRAKMDKSMFVKIKTLGVGAFGEVCLARKVDTKALYATKTLRKKDVLLRNQVAHVKAERDILAEADNEWVVRLYYSFQDKDNLYFVMDYIPGGDMMSLLIRMGVFPENLARFYTAELTCAVESVHKMGFIHRDIKPDNILIDRDGHIKLTDFGLCTGFRWTHDSKYYQSGDHARQDSMDFSNEWGDPANCRCGDRLKPLERRAARQHQRCLAHSLVGTPNYIAPEVLLRTGYTQLCDWWSVGVILFEMLVGQPPFLAQTPLETQMKVINWQTSLHIPPQAKLTPEASDLIIKLCRGPEDRLGKNGADEIKAHPFFKTIDFSSDLRRQSAFYIPKIAHPTDTSNFDPVDPDKLWSDDDKEGNVNDTLNGWYKNGKHPEHAFYEFTFRRFFDDNGYPYNNPKPIEYEYSSSQNSEQQSDDEEQAGRGVQNRDLVYV from the exons ATGAAGAGAACTGAGAAGCCAGAAGGTTACAGACAAATGAGGCCTAAGACTTTTCCTGCCAGTAACTATactggcagcagccagcagatgCTACAGGAAATACGAGAGAGCCTCAGGAATTTACCAAAACCCTCAGATGCTGCTAAAGCTGATCTCAGCATGGGGAAGATGTCATCTGAAGATCCTCGACAAGGTCGAAATCCCCCCAAATTTGTAACATATCATAAAGTTTTGCAGGAGATAAGAAACTCACTGCTGCCCTTTGCAAATGAAACTACTTCAGCTGTCAAAGGAACATCAGAAGTTAATCGACAAATGCTGCAAGACTTACAAGCTGCTGGCTTTGATGag GATATGGTTATACAAGCCCTTAGACAAACTAACAACCGTAGTATAGAAGCAGCCATCGAATTTATTAGTAAAATGAGCTACCAGGATCCTCGTCGGGAACAGATGGTTGCAGCTGCAGCAAGACCTGTAAACGCAGGTATGAAACCACCAG CAGGGACTGTACAGCAGTCGATTAACCgcaagcagagctggaagggtTCTAAGGAATCGTTGGTTCCTCAGAGACACGGTCCTTCCCTGGCGGATGGAGTAGTTTATCGCTCAGAAagtcccagctctcagcctgatGTAGGAAGGCCGCTCTCTGGATCTGGCATTGCAGCATTTGCTCAAGCTCACCCTGGCAATGGACAAAGAGTGAATCCCCCACCGCTCCCCCAGATAAGGAGCGTCACGccacctcctccacctcctcgAGGGCAGACACCCCCTCCCAGAGGAACCACACCACCGCCGCCTTCCTGGGAACCAAACGCTCAGACAAAGCGTTACTCTGGGAACATGGAATATGTGATCACCCGTATTTCTCCAGTGCCACCAGGTGCATGGCAGGACGGTTATCCACCTCCACCGATGAATCCGCCACCCATGAATTCTTCCACTCAGGGTCAGAGAGGCATGAGTGCTGTCCCCATTGGAAGGCAACCAATAATCATGCAGAGTTCTGCCAACAGCAAGTTTAGCTTTCCTTCAGGAAGGGCTGGAATGCAAAATGGTAATTGTCAGGCAGAGTTCATAGTTCACCAGAATGTTGTGTCTGGGAACTCGGTGAGTCGCCAGCCACCTCCATACCCAATGAACTCAACTAATAGGCAGAGTCCTACAGCACTACAAATGCAGGCAGGGGGATCTGCTCCCCCTTCAGCATACACCAATGGGAATCTTCCTCCAACAATGTTGGTGCCAAATAGAAATAGTCACAACATGGAACTTTATAATACAAACGTAGCTGGAATCCCTGCATCCTGGTCACAGCCCCCACCTGTGCAGCCGCAGTCATCACCCGGCAATGGGCATGAAATCCCTGCATGGCAGCCCAACCTTCCAGCACGGTCAAATTCTTTCAACAACCATCATGGAAATAGACAGAGTCACGCTAGCGGCTCTCAGCCTTCAGCCACTACAGTAACGGCTATAACACCAGCTCCTATTCAGCAGCCAGTGAAAAGTATGCGTGTGTTAAAGCCAGAGCTGCAGACTGCCTTAGCACCAACTCACCCTTCCTGGATGCCGCAACCAGTACAAACCATTCAGCCCATTCCCTTCTCCGAGGGTCCATCTACAAACATGGCGGTTATGCCACCTGTTGCAGAGGCTCCAAATTACCAGGGTCCACCCCCACCTTACCCCAAACACTTGTTACACCAGagtccatctgtccatcctTATGAGACTGGACCAAAGCTTAGCAAAGAGGAACCACCCATTTCATCTAAGGAGGAAGAGAACGAAAAGAATTATGAATGTGTTGATTCagcagacaaagaaaagaaacagattacAACATCTCCCGTTCCTGttagaaaaaacaagaaagatgaaGAACGGCGAGAGTCTCGTATTCAAAGCTATTCCCCTCAGGCTTTTAAGTTCTTCATGGAGCAGCATGTGGAGAATATACTCAAGTCACATCAGCAACGTTTACATCGGAAGAAACAACTGGAGAATGAAATGATGCGG GTTGGATTGTCACCAGAAGCCCGAGATCAAATGAGGAAAATGTTGTGCCAGAAAGAGTCTAATTACATTCGGCTGAGAAGAGCTAAAATGGACAAGTCCATGTTTGTAAAAATTAAAACCCTGGGAGTTGGTGCATTTGGAGAAGTTTGCCTAGCAAGAAAAGTGGATACTAAGGCTTTATATGCAACAAaaactctgagaaaaaaagatgtgttgCTTAGAAATCAAGTTGCTCATGTTAAAGCTGAGCGGGATATCCTTGCGGAAGCTGATAACGAATGGGTGGTTCGTCTGTACTATTCATTCCAAGATAAGGACAATTTGTACTTTGTAATGGACTACATTCCTGGAGGTGATATGATGAGTCTCCTAATTAGAATGGGTGTCTTTCCAGAAAATCTGGCACGGTTCTACACAGCAGAACTGACCTGTGCAGTTGAAAGCGTTCATAAAATGGGCTTCATCCACAGAGATATTAAACCTGATAATATTTTGATAGACCGTGATGGTCATATTAAATTGACTGACTTCGGACTCTGTACAGGTTTTCGATGGACCCATGATTCAAAATACTACCAGAGTG GTGATCATGCCCGTCAGGACAGCATGGATTTCAGCAATGAATGGGGTGACCCAGCGAACTGCAGATGCGGAGATCGGCTGAAGCCACTCGAACGTAGGGCTGCACGTCAGCACCAGCGCTGTCTGGCCCATTCCCTTGTTGGCACGCCTAATTATATTGCACCAGAAGTATTGCTACGAACAg GTTACACACAGTTGTGTGACTGGTGGAGTGTTGGAGTAATTCTCTTTGAAATGTTAGTGGGCCAGCCTCCTTTCCTGGCACAAACACCTCTGGAAACACAAATGaag GTTATCAACTGGCAGACTTCCCTTCATATTCCACCTCAAGCTAAGCTAACTCCAGAGGCCTCTGACCTTATTATTAAACTATGCCGAGGGCCAGAAGATCGTTTAGGCAAAAATGGTGCAGATGAAATAAAAGCTCATCCCTTCTTTAAAACTATTGATTTTTCAAGCGATCTACGGCGGCAGTCAGCTTTCTACATTCCCAAAATCGCTCATCCTACGGACACATCGAACTTCGATCCAGTCGATCCAGATAAATTGTGGAGTGATGATGATAAGGAAGGAAATGTAAATGATACACTTAATGGATGgtacaaaaatggaaaacatcctGAACATGCCTTTTATGAGTTCACATTCCGAAGGTTTTTTGATGACAATGGCTACCCGTACAACAACCCAAAGCCCATTGAGTATGAGTATAGTAGTTCCCAGAACTCAGAACAGCAGTCCGATGATGAAGAACAAGCAGGTAGAGGGGTTCAGAATCGTGACCTAGTTTATGTTTAG
- the LATS1 gene encoding serine/threonine-protein kinase LATS1 isoform X3 — MKRTEKPEGYRQMRPKTFPASNYTGSSQQMLQEIRESLRNLPKPSDAAKADLSMGKMSSEDPRQGRNPPKFVTYHKVLQEIRNSLLPFANETTSAVKGTSEVNRQMLQDLQAAGFDEDMVIQALRQTNNRSIEAAIEFISKMSYQDPRREQMVAAAARPVNAAGTVQQSINRKQSWKGSKESLVPQRHGPSLADGVVYRSESPSSQPDVGRPLSGSGIAAFAQAHPGNGQRVNPPPLPQIRSVTPPPPPPRGQTPPPRGTTPPPPSWEPNAQTKRYSGNMEYVITRISPVPPGAWQDGYPPPPMNPPPMNSSTQGQRGMSAVPIGRQPIIMQSSANSKFSFPSGRAGMQNGNCQAEFIVHQNVVSGNSVSRQPPPYPMNSTNRQSPTALQMQAGGSAPPSAYTNGNLPPTMLVPNRNSHNMELYNTNVAGIPASWSQPPPVQPQSSPGNGHEIPAWQPNLPARSNSFNNHHGNRQSHASGSQPSATTVTAITPAPIQQPVKSMRVLKPELQTALAPTHPSWMPQPVQTIQPIPFSEGPSTNMAVMPPVAEAPNYQGPPPPYPKHLLHQSPSVHPYETGPKLSKEEPPISSKEEENEKNYECVDSADKEKKQITTSPVPVRKNKKDEERRESRIQSYSPQAFKFFMEQHVENILKSHQQRLHRKKQLENEMMRVGLSPEARDQMRKMLCQKESNYIRLRRAKMDKSMFVKIKTLGVGAFGEVCLARKVDTKALYATKTLRKKDVLLRNQVAHVKAERDILAEADNEWVVRLYYSFQDKDNLYFVMDYIPGGDMMSLLIRMGVFPENLARFYTAELTCAVESVHKMGFIHRDIKPDNILIDRDGHIKLTDFGLCTGFRWTHDSKYYQSGDHARQDSMDFSNEWGDPANCRCGDRLKPLERRAARQHQRCLAHSLVGTPNYIAPEVLLRTGYTQLCDWWSVGVILFEMLVGQPPFLAQTPLETQMKVINWQTSLHIPPQAKLTPEASDLIIKLCRGPEDRLGKNGADEIKAHPFFKTIDFSSDLRRQSAFYIPKIAHPTDTSNFDPVDPDKLWSDDDKEGNVNDTLNGWYKNGKHPEHAFYEFTFRRFFDDNGYPYNNPKPIEYEYSSSQNSEQQSDDEEQAGRGVQNRDLVYV; from the exons ATGAAGAGAACTGAGAAGCCAGAAGGTTACAGACAAATGAGGCCTAAGACTTTTCCTGCCAGTAACTATactggcagcagccagcagatgCTACAGGAAATACGAGAGAGCCTCAGGAATTTACCAAAACCCTCAGATGCTGCTAAAGCTGATCTCAGCATGGGGAAGATGTCATCTGAAGATCCTCGACAAGGTCGAAATCCCCCCAAATTTGTAACATATCATAAAGTTTTGCAGGAGATAAGAAACTCACTGCTGCCCTTTGCAAATGAAACTACTTCAGCTGTCAAAGGAACATCAGAAGTTAATCGACAAATGCTGCAAGACTTACAAGCTGCTGGCTTTGATGag GATATGGTTATACAAGCCCTTAGACAAACTAACAACCGTAGTATAGAAGCAGCCATCGAATTTATTAGTAAAATGAGCTACCAGGATCCTCGTCGGGAACAGATGGTTGCAGCTGCAGCAAGACCTGTAAACGCAG CAGGGACTGTACAGCAGTCGATTAACCgcaagcagagctggaagggtTCTAAGGAATCGTTGGTTCCTCAGAGACACGGTCCTTCCCTGGCGGATGGAGTAGTTTATCGCTCAGAAagtcccagctctcagcctgatGTAGGAAGGCCGCTCTCTGGATCTGGCATTGCAGCATTTGCTCAAGCTCACCCTGGCAATGGACAAAGAGTGAATCCCCCACCGCTCCCCCAGATAAGGAGCGTCACGccacctcctccacctcctcgAGGGCAGACACCCCCTCCCAGAGGAACCACACCACCGCCGCCTTCCTGGGAACCAAACGCTCAGACAAAGCGTTACTCTGGGAACATGGAATATGTGATCACCCGTATTTCTCCAGTGCCACCAGGTGCATGGCAGGACGGTTATCCACCTCCACCGATGAATCCGCCACCCATGAATTCTTCCACTCAGGGTCAGAGAGGCATGAGTGCTGTCCCCATTGGAAGGCAACCAATAATCATGCAGAGTTCTGCCAACAGCAAGTTTAGCTTTCCTTCAGGAAGGGCTGGAATGCAAAATGGTAATTGTCAGGCAGAGTTCATAGTTCACCAGAATGTTGTGTCTGGGAACTCGGTGAGTCGCCAGCCACCTCCATACCCAATGAACTCAACTAATAGGCAGAGTCCTACAGCACTACAAATGCAGGCAGGGGGATCTGCTCCCCCTTCAGCATACACCAATGGGAATCTTCCTCCAACAATGTTGGTGCCAAATAGAAATAGTCACAACATGGAACTTTATAATACAAACGTAGCTGGAATCCCTGCATCCTGGTCACAGCCCCCACCTGTGCAGCCGCAGTCATCACCCGGCAATGGGCATGAAATCCCTGCATGGCAGCCCAACCTTCCAGCACGGTCAAATTCTTTCAACAACCATCATGGAAATAGACAGAGTCACGCTAGCGGCTCTCAGCCTTCAGCCACTACAGTAACGGCTATAACACCAGCTCCTATTCAGCAGCCAGTGAAAAGTATGCGTGTGTTAAAGCCAGAGCTGCAGACTGCCTTAGCACCAACTCACCCTTCCTGGATGCCGCAACCAGTACAAACCATTCAGCCCATTCCCTTCTCCGAGGGTCCATCTACAAACATGGCGGTTATGCCACCTGTTGCAGAGGCTCCAAATTACCAGGGTCCACCCCCACCTTACCCCAAACACTTGTTACACCAGagtccatctgtccatcctTATGAGACTGGACCAAAGCTTAGCAAAGAGGAACCACCCATTTCATCTAAGGAGGAAGAGAACGAAAAGAATTATGAATGTGTTGATTCagcagacaaagaaaagaaacagattacAACATCTCCCGTTCCTGttagaaaaaacaagaaagatgaaGAACGGCGAGAGTCTCGTATTCAAAGCTATTCCCCTCAGGCTTTTAAGTTCTTCATGGAGCAGCATGTGGAGAATATACTCAAGTCACATCAGCAACGTTTACATCGGAAGAAACAACTGGAGAATGAAATGATGCGG GTTGGATTGTCACCAGAAGCCCGAGATCAAATGAGGAAAATGTTGTGCCAGAAAGAGTCTAATTACATTCGGCTGAGAAGAGCTAAAATGGACAAGTCCATGTTTGTAAAAATTAAAACCCTGGGAGTTGGTGCATTTGGAGAAGTTTGCCTAGCAAGAAAAGTGGATACTAAGGCTTTATATGCAACAAaaactctgagaaaaaaagatgtgttgCTTAGAAATCAAGTTGCTCATGTTAAAGCTGAGCGGGATATCCTTGCGGAAGCTGATAACGAATGGGTGGTTCGTCTGTACTATTCATTCCAAGATAAGGACAATTTGTACTTTGTAATGGACTACATTCCTGGAGGTGATATGATGAGTCTCCTAATTAGAATGGGTGTCTTTCCAGAAAATCTGGCACGGTTCTACACAGCAGAACTGACCTGTGCAGTTGAAAGCGTTCATAAAATGGGCTTCATCCACAGAGATATTAAACCTGATAATATTTTGATAGACCGTGATGGTCATATTAAATTGACTGACTTCGGACTCTGTACAGGTTTTCGATGGACCCATGATTCAAAATACTACCAGAGTG GTGATCATGCCCGTCAGGACAGCATGGATTTCAGCAATGAATGGGGTGACCCAGCGAACTGCAGATGCGGAGATCGGCTGAAGCCACTCGAACGTAGGGCTGCACGTCAGCACCAGCGCTGTCTGGCCCATTCCCTTGTTGGCACGCCTAATTATATTGCACCAGAAGTATTGCTACGAACAg GTTACACACAGTTGTGTGACTGGTGGAGTGTTGGAGTAATTCTCTTTGAAATGTTAGTGGGCCAGCCTCCTTTCCTGGCACAAACACCTCTGGAAACACAAATGaag GTTATCAACTGGCAGACTTCCCTTCATATTCCACCTCAAGCTAAGCTAACTCCAGAGGCCTCTGACCTTATTATTAAACTATGCCGAGGGCCAGAAGATCGTTTAGGCAAAAATGGTGCAGATGAAATAAAAGCTCATCCCTTCTTTAAAACTATTGATTTTTCAAGCGATCTACGGCGGCAGTCAGCTTTCTACATTCCCAAAATCGCTCATCCTACGGACACATCGAACTTCGATCCAGTCGATCCAGATAAATTGTGGAGTGATGATGATAAGGAAGGAAATGTAAATGATACACTTAATGGATGgtacaaaaatggaaaacatcctGAACATGCCTTTTATGAGTTCACATTCCGAAGGTTTTTTGATGACAATGGCTACCCGTACAACAACCCAAAGCCCATTGAGTATGAGTATAGTAGTTCCCAGAACTCAGAACAGCAGTCCGATGATGAAGAACAAGCAGGTAGAGGGGTTCAGAATCGTGACCTAGTTTATGTTTAG
- the LATS1 gene encoding serine/threonine-protein kinase LATS1 isoform X2, producing the protein MKRTEKPEGYRQMRPKTFPASNYTGSSQQMLQEIRESLRNLPKPSDAAKADLSMGKMSSEDPRQGRNPPKFVTYHKVLQEIRNSLLPFANETTSAVKGTSEVNRQMLQDLQAAGFDEDMVIQALRQTNNRSIEAAIEFISKMSYQDPRREQMVAAAARPVNAGMKPPGTVQQSINRKQSWKGSKESLVPQRHGPSLADGVVYRSESPSSQPDVGRPLSGSGIAAFAQAHPGNGQRVNPPPLPQIRSVTPPPPPPRGQTPPPRGTTPPPPSWEPNAQTKRYSGNMEYVITRISPVPPGAWQDGYPPPPMNPPPMNSSTQGQRGMSAVPIGRQPIIMQSSANSKFSFPSGRAGMQNGNCQAEFIVHQNVVSGNSVSRQPPPYPMNSTNRQSPTALQMQAGGSAPPSAYTNGNLPPTMLVPNRNSHNMELYNTNVAGIPASWSQPPPVQPQSSPGNGHEIPAWQPNLPARSNSFNNHHGNRQSHASGSQPSATTVTAITPAPIQQPVKSMRVLKPELQTALAPTHPSWMPQPVQTIQPIPFSEGPSTNMAVMPPVAEAPNYQGPPPPYPKHLLHQSPSVHPYETGPKLSKEEPPISSKEEENEKNYECVDSADKEKKQITTSPVPVRKNKKDEERRESRIQSYSPQAFKFFMEQHVENILKSHQQRLHRKKQLENEMMRVGLSPEARDQMRKMLCQKESNYIRLRRAKMDKSMFVKIKTLGVGAFGEVCLARKVDTKALYATKTLRKKDVLLRNQVAHVKAERDILAEADNEWVVRLYYSFQDKDNLYFVMDYIPGGDMMSLLIRMGVFPENLARFYTAELTCAVESVHKMGFIHRDIKPDNILIDRDGHIKLTDFGLCTGFRWTHDSKYYQSGDHARQDSMDFSNEWGDPANCRCGDRLKPLERRAARQHQRCLAHSLVGTPNYIAPEVLLRTGYTQLCDWWSVGVILFEMLVGQPPFLAQTPLETQMKVINWQTSLHIPPQAKLTPEASDLIIKLCRGPEDRLGKNGADEIKAHPFFKTIDFSSDLRRQSAFYIPKIAHPTDTSNFDPVDPDKLWSDDDKEGNVNDTLNGWYKNGKHPEHAFYEFTFRRFFDDNGYPYNNPKPIEYEYSSSQNSEQQSDDEEQAGRGVQNRDLVYV; encoded by the exons ATGAAGAGAACTGAGAAGCCAGAAGGTTACAGACAAATGAGGCCTAAGACTTTTCCTGCCAGTAACTATactggcagcagccagcagatgCTACAGGAAATACGAGAGAGCCTCAGGAATTTACCAAAACCCTCAGATGCTGCTAAAGCTGATCTCAGCATGGGGAAGATGTCATCTGAAGATCCTCGACAAGGTCGAAATCCCCCCAAATTTGTAACATATCATAAAGTTTTGCAGGAGATAAGAAACTCACTGCTGCCCTTTGCAAATGAAACTACTTCAGCTGTCAAAGGAACATCAGAAGTTAATCGACAAATGCTGCAAGACTTACAAGCTGCTGGCTTTGATGag GATATGGTTATACAAGCCCTTAGACAAACTAACAACCGTAGTATAGAAGCAGCCATCGAATTTATTAGTAAAATGAGCTACCAGGATCCTCGTCGGGAACAGATGGTTGCAGCTGCAGCAAGACCTGTAAACGCAGGTATGAAACCACCAG GGACTGTACAGCAGTCGATTAACCgcaagcagagctggaagggtTCTAAGGAATCGTTGGTTCCTCAGAGACACGGTCCTTCCCTGGCGGATGGAGTAGTTTATCGCTCAGAAagtcccagctctcagcctgatGTAGGAAGGCCGCTCTCTGGATCTGGCATTGCAGCATTTGCTCAAGCTCACCCTGGCAATGGACAAAGAGTGAATCCCCCACCGCTCCCCCAGATAAGGAGCGTCACGccacctcctccacctcctcgAGGGCAGACACCCCCTCCCAGAGGAACCACACCACCGCCGCCTTCCTGGGAACCAAACGCTCAGACAAAGCGTTACTCTGGGAACATGGAATATGTGATCACCCGTATTTCTCCAGTGCCACCAGGTGCATGGCAGGACGGTTATCCACCTCCACCGATGAATCCGCCACCCATGAATTCTTCCACTCAGGGTCAGAGAGGCATGAGTGCTGTCCCCATTGGAAGGCAACCAATAATCATGCAGAGTTCTGCCAACAGCAAGTTTAGCTTTCCTTCAGGAAGGGCTGGAATGCAAAATGGTAATTGTCAGGCAGAGTTCATAGTTCACCAGAATGTTGTGTCTGGGAACTCGGTGAGTCGCCAGCCACCTCCATACCCAATGAACTCAACTAATAGGCAGAGTCCTACAGCACTACAAATGCAGGCAGGGGGATCTGCTCCCCCTTCAGCATACACCAATGGGAATCTTCCTCCAACAATGTTGGTGCCAAATAGAAATAGTCACAACATGGAACTTTATAATACAAACGTAGCTGGAATCCCTGCATCCTGGTCACAGCCCCCACCTGTGCAGCCGCAGTCATCACCCGGCAATGGGCATGAAATCCCTGCATGGCAGCCCAACCTTCCAGCACGGTCAAATTCTTTCAACAACCATCATGGAAATAGACAGAGTCACGCTAGCGGCTCTCAGCCTTCAGCCACTACAGTAACGGCTATAACACCAGCTCCTATTCAGCAGCCAGTGAAAAGTATGCGTGTGTTAAAGCCAGAGCTGCAGACTGCCTTAGCACCAACTCACCCTTCCTGGATGCCGCAACCAGTACAAACCATTCAGCCCATTCCCTTCTCCGAGGGTCCATCTACAAACATGGCGGTTATGCCACCTGTTGCAGAGGCTCCAAATTACCAGGGTCCACCCCCACCTTACCCCAAACACTTGTTACACCAGagtccatctgtccatcctTATGAGACTGGACCAAAGCTTAGCAAAGAGGAACCACCCATTTCATCTAAGGAGGAAGAGAACGAAAAGAATTATGAATGTGTTGATTCagcagacaaagaaaagaaacagattacAACATCTCCCGTTCCTGttagaaaaaacaagaaagatgaaGAACGGCGAGAGTCTCGTATTCAAAGCTATTCCCCTCAGGCTTTTAAGTTCTTCATGGAGCAGCATGTGGAGAATATACTCAAGTCACATCAGCAACGTTTACATCGGAAGAAACAACTGGAGAATGAAATGATGCGG GTTGGATTGTCACCAGAAGCCCGAGATCAAATGAGGAAAATGTTGTGCCAGAAAGAGTCTAATTACATTCGGCTGAGAAGAGCTAAAATGGACAAGTCCATGTTTGTAAAAATTAAAACCCTGGGAGTTGGTGCATTTGGAGAAGTTTGCCTAGCAAGAAAAGTGGATACTAAGGCTTTATATGCAACAAaaactctgagaaaaaaagatgtgttgCTTAGAAATCAAGTTGCTCATGTTAAAGCTGAGCGGGATATCCTTGCGGAAGCTGATAACGAATGGGTGGTTCGTCTGTACTATTCATTCCAAGATAAGGACAATTTGTACTTTGTAATGGACTACATTCCTGGAGGTGATATGATGAGTCTCCTAATTAGAATGGGTGTCTTTCCAGAAAATCTGGCACGGTTCTACACAGCAGAACTGACCTGTGCAGTTGAAAGCGTTCATAAAATGGGCTTCATCCACAGAGATATTAAACCTGATAATATTTTGATAGACCGTGATGGTCATATTAAATTGACTGACTTCGGACTCTGTACAGGTTTTCGATGGACCCATGATTCAAAATACTACCAGAGTG GTGATCATGCCCGTCAGGACAGCATGGATTTCAGCAATGAATGGGGTGACCCAGCGAACTGCAGATGCGGAGATCGGCTGAAGCCACTCGAACGTAGGGCTGCACGTCAGCACCAGCGCTGTCTGGCCCATTCCCTTGTTGGCACGCCTAATTATATTGCACCAGAAGTATTGCTACGAACAg GTTACACACAGTTGTGTGACTGGTGGAGTGTTGGAGTAATTCTCTTTGAAATGTTAGTGGGCCAGCCTCCTTTCCTGGCACAAACACCTCTGGAAACACAAATGaag GTTATCAACTGGCAGACTTCCCTTCATATTCCACCTCAAGCTAAGCTAACTCCAGAGGCCTCTGACCTTATTATTAAACTATGCCGAGGGCCAGAAGATCGTTTAGGCAAAAATGGTGCAGATGAAATAAAAGCTCATCCCTTCTTTAAAACTATTGATTTTTCAAGCGATCTACGGCGGCAGTCAGCTTTCTACATTCCCAAAATCGCTCATCCTACGGACACATCGAACTTCGATCCAGTCGATCCAGATAAATTGTGGAGTGATGATGATAAGGAAGGAAATGTAAATGATACACTTAATGGATGgtacaaaaatggaaaacatcctGAACATGCCTTTTATGAGTTCACATTCCGAAGGTTTTTTGATGACAATGGCTACCCGTACAACAACCCAAAGCCCATTGAGTATGAGTATAGTAGTTCCCAGAACTCAGAACAGCAGTCCGATGATGAAGAACAAGCAGGTAGAGGGGTTCAGAATCGTGACCTAGTTTATGTTTAG